One Acidimicrobiales bacterium DNA segment encodes these proteins:
- a CDS encoding serine hydrolase domain-containing protein: protein MPESVGMSSERLGWMRSLMERHVASGRSPSAAAVVVRRGKVVLQEAFGVQRPGGPELEIDHVWPLASAGKPLTAAVAMTLVEEGHVGITQPIVDFFPELRGSGNDDVLVHHLFTHTAGWESAQRTHRIEAMVADGSLPPLPEGHNFVDHMFRSLAFDPIRSAAPGEQMDYDNSHYTLLSEIVRRVTGDTLDAAMRTRIFEPLGLERSAVIVDDALRPHVVQRAPGLPFGPDALLSFEGEVFESCDSGAAGVFMSPTDLAAFGQAILEGGSLGAARVLAPSTVRSMVTNQLPGVPAKFGERLLPEASWGYGFTVRQPRGFSFFSGGLTPDGTAMHPGAGGISYWIDFENEIVAVFFEVITKMSEFYEPVSGISHRLQDVVVGAVAS, encoded by the coding sequence ATGCCGGAGAGCGTCGGCATGTCGTCGGAACGACTCGGATGGATGCGCTCGCTGATGGAGCGGCACGTCGCGTCGGGTCGGTCGCCGTCGGCGGCCGCGGTGGTCGTCCGCCGTGGCAAGGTCGTCCTCCAGGAGGCGTTCGGAGTCCAACGGCCCGGCGGCCCGGAGCTGGAGATCGACCACGTCTGGCCGCTGGCATCGGCCGGCAAACCGTTGACGGCCGCGGTCGCGATGACGCTCGTGGAGGAAGGGCACGTCGGCATCACCCAGCCGATCGTCGACTTCTTCCCCGAGCTACGGGGCAGCGGCAACGACGACGTGCTGGTCCACCACCTCTTCACCCACACGGCCGGCTGGGAATCGGCCCAACGCACACACCGCATCGAGGCCATGGTCGCCGATGGCTCGTTGCCGCCGCTGCCCGAAGGTCACAACTTCGTCGACCACATGTTCCGCTCGCTCGCCTTCGATCCCATCCGCAGTGCTGCGCCCGGCGAGCAGATGGACTACGACAACTCGCACTACACCCTGCTCTCGGAGATCGTCCGCCGGGTCACCGGTGACACACTCGACGCGGCGATGCGCACTCGGATCTTCGAGCCGCTCGGGCTCGAACGCAGTGCCGTCATCGTCGACGATGCGCTCCGACCCCACGTCGTGCAGCGTGCCCCGGGTCTGCCCTTCGGACCCGATGCGCTCCTGTCATTCGAGGGCGAGGTGTTCGAGTCGTGCGACTCGGGGGCGGCCGGCGTGTTCATGTCGCCGACGGACCTCGCCGCTTTCGGCCAGGCGATTCTCGAGGGCGGCTCCCTCGGGGCTGCCCGCGTCCTGGCACCGAGCACCGTCCGGTCGATGGTGACCAACCAACTACCCGGAGTCCCCGCCAAGTTCGGCGAGCGCCTGTTGCCAGAGGCGTCGTGGGGTTACGGCTTCACCGTGCGGCAACCACGCGGGTTTTCGTTCTTCAGCGGAGGGTTGACCCCGGACGGCACGGCCATGCACCCAGGCGCCGGTGGCATCAGCTATTGGATCGACTTCGAGAACGAGATCGTCGCGGTGTTCTTCGAGGTCATCACGAAGATGAGCGAGTTCTACGAACCGGTCTCGGGGATCTCCCACCGTCTGCAGGACGTGGTGGTCGGGGCGGTCGCGTCGTGA
- a CDS encoding serine hydrolase domain-containing protein, whose translation MTLEAAVHDPAEVGMSSERLDDAAALMQRQFDAGRSPMMAAVVARHGRVVFTNALGDQWPDGPAVTVDTVFPIASMSKPMTAAVVLALAERGVIGLNEPAALTLPELAEAHGDVLVTHLLTHTSGWHDDDQAAALEAGIGAARASVPAGRDPLTHIMLASGWAVPRRYPAGEMMSYGNFNYSVLGELVRRITGGSLDAAAQQYLFEPLGMTHSCVALPDRLRPHLIERPSGIPYGPDHPGSKISFNDPLWEASDDGASGFYSSVTDMTRFFQMLLDDGRAGEEKVLSRGAVRAMTTNRVPHTPTEAMGQVHREASWGFGFAVPSGEKWKQFGGGTVSRASASHGGAGGIGGWVDFEHGIAASYVEIATEADEFNVPLSWAANRFEDVITSAVLV comes from the coding sequence GTGACGCTCGAGGCGGCCGTCCACGATCCGGCCGAGGTCGGGATGTCGAGCGAGCGGCTCGATGACGCAGCGGCGCTGATGCAGCGTCAGTTCGACGCCGGCCGCTCACCGATGATGGCCGCAGTGGTCGCCCGGCACGGCAGGGTCGTCTTCACCAACGCGCTCGGCGACCAGTGGCCCGACGGTCCTGCCGTCACCGTCGACACGGTCTTCCCGATCGCGTCCATGTCGAAGCCGATGACTGCCGCCGTCGTGCTGGCTCTGGCCGAGCGTGGCGTGATCGGACTGAACGAGCCGGCCGCGCTCACGCTGCCCGAACTCGCGGAAGCCCACGGCGACGTCCTCGTCACCCACCTGCTGACCCACACGTCGGGGTGGCACGACGACGACCAGGCCGCCGCGCTCGAGGCCGGAATCGGCGCCGCACGGGCGTCGGTGCCGGCCGGGCGCGACCCGTTGACCCACATCATGTTGGCGTCGGGCTGGGCGGTGCCGCGGCGCTACCCGGCCGGCGAGATGATGTCGTACGGCAACTTCAACTACTCGGTCCTCGGTGAGCTCGTCCGCCGGATCACGGGCGGGTCGCTCGACGCGGCCGCGCAGCAGTACCTCTTCGAGCCACTGGGGATGACGCACAGCTGTGTCGCCCTGCCCGACCGACTGCGTCCCCATCTGATCGAACGCCCATCCGGCATCCCGTACGGGCCCGATCATCCGGGTAGCAAGATCTCGTTCAACGACCCGCTCTGGGAAGCGAGCGACGACGGCGCCAGCGGTTTCTACTCCTCGGTCACCGACATGACCCGCTTCTTCCAGATGCTGCTCGACGACGGGCGCGCCGGTGAAGAGAAGGTCCTGAGCCGCGGCGCGGTGCGGGCGATGACCACCAATCGGGTTCCCCACACACCCACCGAGGCGATGGGGCAGGTACACCGTGAGGCATCGTGGGGATTCGGATTCGCGGTGCCGAGCGGTGAGAAGTGGAAGCAGTTCGGGGGTGGCACCGTGAGCCGGGCATCGGCGTCCCACGGCGGCGCAGGCGGGATCGGTGGTTGGGTCGACTTCGAGCACGGGATCGCGGCGAGCTATGTCGAGATCGCCACCGAGGCCGACGAGTTCAACGTGCCCCTCTCGTGGGCCGCCAACCGGTTCGAAGACGTGATCACCTCCGCCGTGCTCGTCTGA
- a CDS encoding serine hydrolase domain-containing protein: protein MEVSGTCDERFAAVRAAFEENFRAGNELGASFAVVHDDELVVDLWGGWADVERTRPWGRDTIVSVASTSKVAVTIVGLMLLDRRLIELDEPIATYWPEFAAAGKADIPVRQIFCHETGVAGFDPPTSIETILGDWDASVARLAAQEPWWEPGTASGYHGMTYGYLIGELVRRTTHRAYDEFLRTELTEPLAADFSIGVAERDRARVADVESRERRVFPNGPGSLAARVDHPLDARMVGPMPTGWLTGCNPGAVGFTNARAVATLGAVLANSGTSRGRRFLSEESVALTAQEQRYEYDLVMEDRVRWGLGFALAGDEVPLPFPRSVHWGGYGGSTFVADPDSRTTWAYTPNRFVPDRGGDARGAALGGATVRSILSLA from the coding sequence GTGGAGGTCTCCGGCACGTGCGACGAGCGGTTCGCTGCGGTTCGGGCCGCGTTCGAGGAGAACTTCCGTGCCGGCAACGAACTGGGTGCGTCCTTCGCCGTGGTGCACGACGACGAGCTGGTCGTCGATCTGTGGGGCGGGTGGGCCGACGTCGAGCGGACGCGGCCGTGGGGTCGCGACACGATCGTCTCGGTGGCGTCCACGTCGAAGGTGGCGGTGACGATCGTGGGTCTGATGCTCCTCGATCGCCGGTTGATCGAGCTGGACGAGCCGATCGCCACCTATTGGCCGGAATTCGCCGCCGCCGGCAAGGCCGACATTCCGGTGCGTCAGATCTTCTGCCACGAGACCGGCGTGGCCGGGTTCGACCCGCCGACGTCGATCGAGACCATTCTCGGCGACTGGGATGCGAGCGTCGCCCGACTCGCCGCCCAGGAACCCTGGTGGGAACCCGGCACCGCGAGCGGTTATCACGGGATGACCTACGGTTATCTGATCGGCGAGCTTGTTCGCCGCACCACACACCGCGCCTACGACGAGTTCCTGCGAACCGAGCTGACCGAGCCGCTTGCCGCCGACTTCTCGATCGGCGTGGCGGAGCGCGACCGCGCCCGCGTCGCCGACGTCGAGTCGAGGGAGCGCCGCGTCTTCCCGAACGGGCCCGGGTCCCTCGCGGCCCGGGTGGACCACCCACTCGACGCGCGGATGGTGGGGCCGATGCCCACGGGTTGGCTGACCGGATGCAATCCGGGCGCGGTCGGCTTCACGAACGCCCGCGCCGTCGCCACGCTCGGCGCGGTGCTCGCGAACTCGGGAACCAGCCGTGGGAGACGGTTCCTGTCGGAGGAGTCGGTCGCCCTCACGGCGCAGGAGCAGCGCTACGAGTACGACCTGGTCATGGAGGATCGCGTCCGCTGGGGTCTCGGTTTCGCGCTCGCCGGCGACGAGGTGCCGCTCCCCTTCCCCCGTTCGGTGCACTGGGGCGGCTACGGCGGCTCGACCTTCGTCGCCGATCCGGACTCGCGGACCACATGGGCCTACACGCCGAATCGTTTCGTGCCCGACCGCGGCGGTGACGCCCGCGGCGCCGCGTTGGGCGGCGCGACCGTGCGGAGCATCCTCAGCCTGGCTTGA
- a CDS encoding rhomboid family intramembrane serine protease, which translates to MDSAAPSTGSRWRLLWSPVGLLVMGLLAMWAIEIIDTTVLDDELQRNGIRPRTVSGLDGVLWTPFLHSDYGHIASNSVPLLALGGLVAARGMRYWAWVTLAAVVGGGGLTWLLAGDGIHIGASGVVFAYFGAILGAAVFERRIRALGAALIALGFYSSLIAGLVPQDFISWEGHLFGLTAGVVAAKALAEPRVRPEERPDDPEPWEFDEPWLA; encoded by the coding sequence ATGGACTCGGCGGCCCCGTCAACCGGATCTCGTTGGCGACTGCTGTGGTCTCCGGTGGGCCTTCTCGTCATGGGCCTCCTCGCCATGTGGGCGATCGAGATCATCGACACCACCGTTCTCGACGACGAACTCCAGCGCAACGGCATCCGTCCGCGCACGGTGAGCGGACTCGACGGGGTGCTGTGGACTCCGTTCCTGCACTCCGACTACGGCCACATCGCGTCGAACTCCGTGCCCCTGCTCGCCCTCGGGGGCTTGGTCGCCGCGCGCGGGATGCGGTACTGGGCGTGGGTGACGCTCGCGGCCGTGGTCGGCGGCGGAGGCCTCACCTGGTTGCTTGCCGGCGACGGCATCCACATCGGCGCCAGCGGTGTCGTCTTCGCCTACTTCGGGGCGATCCTCGGCGCAGCGGTCTTCGAGCGCCGGATCCGGGCCCTGGGTGCCGCGCTGATCGCGCTCGGCTTCTACAGCAGCCTGATCGCCGGGCTGGTGCCCCAGGACTTCATCTCCTGGGAGGGCCACCTGTTCGGGCTCACCGCCGGCGTCGTGGCGGCGAAGGCACTGGCCGAGCCCCGGGTTCGCCCCGAGGAACGACCCGACGATCCCGAGCCATGGGAGTTCGACGAACCCTGGTTGGCCTGA
- a CDS encoding TIGR03619 family F420-dependent LLM class oxidoreductase, with product MKLGIHLPQFGRAASPDAIATVARRAEDLGFADVWVSDHIVRPVAQSYPSAYLYEPLLTLGWAAAATTRVGLGTSVMVVPQYHPLQLANALATLDQLSKGRVILGAGVGWSEAEFDALGQPFGNRGKRLDEAIAIMRAVWESDPVAHTGDHYRFDELKLQPKPAHRIPIWIGGGSEATFRRAIAHGDGFHAISTDPADLAPIIERLRADRPGDDFVISYRTGWDPQGMDPGLIADEAAAYAEAGVQHVVSAPWRESADDWVRSMELLVEIVPPEA from the coding sequence ATGAAGCTCGGCATCCATCTTCCTCAGTTCGGGCGGGCCGCGTCGCCCGACGCGATCGCCACGGTCGCCCGCCGGGCCGAGGACCTCGGCTTCGCCGATGTGTGGGTCAGCGACCACATCGTGCGGCCGGTCGCGCAGTCCTACCCGTCGGCCTACCTCTACGAGCCGCTGCTGACCCTCGGGTGGGCAGCCGCGGCGACGACCCGGGTCGGGCTGGGCACGAGTGTCATGGTGGTGCCGCAGTACCACCCCCTCCAGCTCGCGAACGCGCTGGCCACGCTGGACCAGCTCTCGAAGGGGCGGGTGATCCTCGGTGCCGGGGTGGGCTGGTCGGAAGCCGAGTTCGACGCACTCGGCCAGCCGTTCGGCAACCGGGGGAAGCGACTCGACGAGGCGATCGCGATCATGCGCGCCGTCTGGGAGTCGGACCCGGTCGCCCATACCGGCGACCACTATCGATTCGACGAGCTGAAGCTGCAACCGAAGCCGGCCCATCGGATCCCGATCTGGATCGGCGGCGGCAGCGAGGCCACCTTCCGTCGAGCGATCGCCCACGGTGACGGCTTCCATGCCATCAGCACCGACCCGGCCGATCTCGCGCCGATCATCGAACGTCTCCGCGCGGATCGGCCCGGCGACGATTTCGTGATCTCGTACCGGACGGGTTGGGACCCGCAGGGCATGGATCCGGGTCTCATCGCGGACGAGGCGGCCGCCTACGCCGAGGCCGGCGTGCAGCACGTGGTGTCGGCACCGTGGCGGGAGTCGGCCGACGACTGGGTGCGGTCCATGGAACTCCTCGTCGAGATCGTCCCGCCGGAGGCGTGA
- a CDS encoding wax ester/triacylglycerol synthase family O-acyltransferase — MTYQRLTAADAAFLHLESPREPQHVGSLSVLEGGPLRDETGRIRFDEIKAHVERRLAQVPRLRQRVMEVPLSQGRPIWVDDEHFDIDHHVRLTALPRPGDDRQLATLMGRLQSLPLDRSRPLWELWMVDGMAGDDVAMIIKTHHAMGDGIANVDMALALVDLEPVSFDGDVEPIDWTPRPAPSSRRLLADSVVDQLARPLDIVRSAVGVVRNPEPFISAVGNVAKAVGVLATPPDATPWNQPVSAHRRWTHTDIPMSLVAEIRKRRDVTLNDIVLAACSGALREFLRDRDIDVDEPDRRLTAMVPVSRRGEDQHGDTLGNLISVVIIELPVAEPDPAARLETVHQRCVEAKGSGVVDGAEMMVSLADGIPALAPTLTKLLTRTIPMNLVITNIPGPPMPLYLGGARVLRTYPYVEVLDNEGLTIAVVSYDGQLFFGVTGDRDLLPDLDLVAGGIEKEFRVLVDAVIR, encoded by the coding sequence ATGACCTATCAACGCCTGACGGCGGCCGATGCCGCATTCCTGCATCTGGAGTCGCCCCGCGAGCCGCAGCACGTCGGATCGCTGTCGGTGCTGGAAGGCGGGCCGCTGCGCGACGAGACGGGCCGGATCCGGTTCGACGAGATCAAGGCCCACGTCGAGCGGCGCCTGGCGCAGGTGCCGCGCCTCCGCCAACGGGTGATGGAGGTGCCACTCTCGCAGGGGCGCCCGATCTGGGTCGACGACGAGCACTTCGACATCGACCACCACGTGCGTCTCACGGCGCTCCCGCGCCCCGGCGACGACCGGCAACTGGCGACCCTGATGGGTCGGCTCCAGTCGTTGCCGCTCGACCGCTCCCGACCGTTGTGGGAGCTGTGGATGGTCGACGGCATGGCCGGCGACGACGTCGCCATGATCATCAAGACCCACCACGCGATGGGCGACGGCATCGCCAACGTCGACATGGCGCTCGCGCTCGTCGATCTCGAGCCCGTGTCGTTCGACGGCGACGTCGAGCCGATCGATTGGACGCCCCGGCCGGCACCGTCCTCGCGTCGGCTGCTCGCGGATTCCGTCGTCGATCAACTCGCTCGTCCGCTCGACATCGTCAGGTCAGCGGTCGGCGTCGTGCGCAACCCCGAGCCGTTCATCAGCGCCGTCGGCAACGTGGCCAAGGCGGTGGGCGTCCTCGCGACCCCACCCGACGCCACACCGTGGAATCAGCCGGTCTCGGCCCACCGCCGGTGGACCCACACCGACATCCCGATGTCGTTGGTCGCCGAGATCCGCAAACGGCGTGACGTCACCCTCAACGACATCGTCCTGGCGGCGTGCAGCGGCGCCTTGCGCGAGTTCCTGCGCGATCGCGACATCGATGTCGACGAACCGGATCGCCGACTGACGGCGATGGTCCCGGTGTCGCGTCGTGGCGAGGATCAGCACGGCGACACACTGGGCAACCTCATCTCGGTGGTGATCATCGAACTGCCGGTCGCCGAGCCCGACCCCGCGGCCCGTCTCGAGACGGTGCACCAGCGCTGTGTCGAGGCCAAGGGGTCGGGGGTGGTCGACGGCGCGGAGATGATGGTCAGCCTCGCCGACGGCATCCCGGCGCTCGCGCCCACGCTCACGAAGCTGTTGACCAGGACGATCCCGATGAACCTCGTGATCACCAACATTCCCGGTCCACCGATGCCGCTGTACCTCGGTGGCGCGAGAGTGTTGCGGACATACCCCTATGTGGAGGTCCTGGACAACGAGGGGTTGACCATCGCGGTGGTGTCCTACGACGGCCAGCTGTTCTTCGGGGTGACCGGCGATCGTGACCTGTTGCCCGACCTCGACCTGGTTGCCGGGGGGATCGAGAAGGAGTTCCGGGTCCTCGTCGACGCGGTGATCCGCTAG
- a CDS encoding serine hydrolase domain-containing protein, with product MEGSYAPAFVDVAETFRRQLDRAGGGAALAVYHHGELVIDLWGGERTNDGDPWEADTLAMCFSTTKGVASFALHLQAEAGLLDYDEPVATYWPEFAQNGKEGVTVRHVLSHSAGLHRLRSVIDDASEMLDWDHMVDRLAREAPAYPPGTRTGYHALTYGWLAGEIVRRVTGRPLGRVVVDDIAAPLALDGLFLGCPPEERHRVAPLEHMGPIFGNAPKPIRRVQKIIGTQFAKTLSLTRAPVNTRRMINALLPRGMEDVIVSPDIMDASIPAANGFFTARSLAAMYAVLAGNGTLGDVTMFSPERVAEIGTQQNNRRDLVLVMPMRWRLGYHRVLGTGRTGKDAFGHYGFGGSGAWADPTRDVSMAMTCNRGGGTPVGDARVVNLSRALLGAVDALDGPPG from the coding sequence ATGGAAGGCAGCTACGCGCCCGCATTCGTCGACGTTGCCGAGACGTTCCGTCGTCAGCTCGATCGGGCCGGCGGCGGTGCCGCGCTCGCGGTGTACCACCACGGCGAGCTGGTGATCGATCTGTGGGGCGGCGAACGGACAAACGACGGTGACCCCTGGGAGGCCGACACCCTCGCGATGTGCTTCAGTACGACGAAAGGGGTGGCGTCGTTCGCTCTTCATCTCCAGGCCGAGGCGGGTCTGCTCGACTACGACGAACCCGTCGCCACGTACTGGCCCGAGTTCGCTCAGAACGGCAAGGAGGGGGTGACGGTCCGTCACGTGCTGAGCCACTCCGCCGGTCTCCATCGCCTGCGCAGCGTGATCGACGACGCCTCGGAGATGCTCGACTGGGACCACATGGTCGACCGTCTGGCCCGAGAAGCGCCGGCCTATCCGCCCGGTACCAGGACCGGCTACCACGCGCTCACCTACGGGTGGCTCGCGGGCGAGATCGTGCGACGGGTCACCGGCCGGCCGCTCGGTCGCGTGGTGGTCGACGACATCGCCGCGCCGCTCGCGCTCGACGGACTCTTTCTCGGCTGTCCGCCCGAGGAGCGACACCGGGTCGCTCCGCTCGAACACATGGGTCCGATCTTCGGCAACGCACCGAAGCCGATCCGTCGGGTCCAGAAGATCATCGGCACCCAGTTCGCGAAGACGCTGAGCCTCACCCGCGCACCCGTCAACACCAGACGGATGATCAACGCGCTCCTGCCCCGCGGGATGGAGGACGTCATCGTGTCGCCCGACATCATGGACGCCTCCATCCCCGCCGCGAACGGGTTCTTCACCGCCCGTTCCCTGGCGGCGATGTATGCGGTGTTGGCCGGGAACGGAACGCTCGGTGACGTGACCATGTTCTCGCCCGAGCGGGTCGCCGAGATCGGCACCCAACAGAACAACCGACGCGACCTGGTGCTGGTCATGCCGATGCGGTGGCGACTCGGCTACCACCGGGTGCTGGGAACGGGACGGACCGGCAAGGACGCGTTCGGTCACTACGGATTCGGTGGTTCCGGCGCGTGGGCCGATCCGACCCGTGACGTGTCGATGGCGATGACCTGCAATCGCGGCGGCGGCACGCCCGTCGGTGATGCCCGGGTGGTGAATCTCAGCCGAGCGCTGTTGGGCGCCGTCGACGCCTTGGACGGCCCGCCCGGATGA
- a CDS encoding YihY/virulence factor BrkB family protein produces MRNITAHHTMLVASGVAFTCVFSLIPAMIAVVAVYGLVASPSDVESHLRPLVDALPEEAGQLLIEQLQNVTVVDRTEITVGLAFALIGVAWAISSAINAMVMAIRIAHEVPSPHNWLQGRLFALRLSVVAVTAAAAMIWLVVVLPPVMDGANVGGVYRWAVSIGRWPLTLLISTTALALFYRAVVGHRTGRFHFISWGAIVATAIWVLSTIGLSVVYGYFGRIESTFGSLGAVAALMAWLYLTALAALIGAEIDGARFDHNGDSARRPVA; encoded by the coding sequence GTGCGCAACATCACCGCGCACCACACCATGCTGGTCGCGAGCGGCGTTGCCTTCACCTGCGTCTTCTCGCTGATCCCGGCGATGATCGCCGTCGTGGCCGTCTACGGGCTCGTGGCGTCGCCTTCCGATGTCGAGTCGCACCTCCGACCGCTCGTCGACGCGCTCCCCGAGGAGGCGGGTCAACTCCTGATCGAGCAACTCCAGAACGTGACCGTCGTCGACAGGACCGAGATCACGGTCGGACTCGCGTTCGCCCTCATCGGTGTCGCGTGGGCGATCTCGAGCGCGATCAACGCGATGGTGATGGCGATTCGGATCGCCCACGAGGTCCCCAGCCCGCACAACTGGCTCCAGGGACGCCTCTTCGCGCTACGGCTGAGCGTGGTGGCGGTGACCGCAGCGGCCGCGATGATCTGGCTCGTCGTGGTGCTTCCGCCGGTGATGGACGGCGCCAACGTCGGCGGCGTCTACCGCTGGGCCGTCTCGATCGGCCGATGGCCACTGACCCTGCTCATCTCGACCACCGCACTCGCGCTCTTCTATCGAGCCGTCGTGGGACACCGCACCGGACGGTTCCATTTCATCTCGTGGGGCGCCATCGTGGCCACCGCCATCTGGGTCCTCAGCACCATCGGACTCAGCGTCGTCTACGGATACTTCGGACGGATCGAGTCGACCTTCGGCTCACTCGGCGCCGTGGCTGCGCTCATGGCGTGGCTGTACCTCACGGCCCTCGCTGCGCTGATCGGGGCCGAGATCGACGGGGCCCGCTTCGACCACAACGGCGACAGCGCCCGCCGGCCGGTCGCCTGA
- a CDS encoding cytochrome ubiquinol oxidase subunit I, which yields MGEHGGMNPAALLSVSNALTPARNQMALSLGWHIILACFGMALPAMIFVQHRRGLRGDADALELAKRWSKVGAVLFAVGAVSGTILSFELGLLWPGLMERFGDVVGLAFALEGISFFTEAIFLGIYVYGWGRLPGRVHSLMLVPIMAAGVIGSFMVVSVNAWMNAPTGFRIDESGEVVDVDPIAAIFNDHVWLQAAHMYLAAIMVVGFTMSAVYAVRMLRGHTDRLQRLGAIVPFVFAAIATPLQPVVGHFAAQRIADDQPIKLAAIEVLEESEVSAPLRIGGVVIDGELRGAIEIPIPGLLSFLAQNDFDAEVIGLDTVPADERPPVGIVHLAYTLMIGIGTSLVVFVGWALLRLRAARRRGLPHPWTHLFESRRFLRAMVVAGPAAIVALETGWITTEVGRQPWIVHGVLRTEDAVTDAGYIWVTLAVLVVVYAGMTVATLATIFSMSRRWAAGEKDLATPYGPAGELGIAEDDS from the coding sequence GTGGGCGAACATGGGGGCATGAACCCCGCTGCGCTGCTCTCGGTATCGAACGCCCTGACCCCGGCGCGCAACCAGATGGCGCTGTCCCTCGGATGGCACATCATCCTGGCCTGCTTCGGAATGGCGCTGCCGGCGATGATCTTCGTCCAGCACCGTCGGGGGCTGCGCGGCGACGCCGACGCGCTCGAACTCGCGAAGCGCTGGTCGAAGGTCGGCGCCGTGCTGTTCGCGGTCGGCGCAGTCAGCGGGACGATCCTGTCGTTCGAACTCGGTCTCCTCTGGCCGGGCCTGATGGAGCGGTTCGGCGATGTCGTGGGGCTCGCCTTCGCACTCGAGGGGATCTCGTTCTTCACCGAGGCGATCTTCCTCGGCATCTACGTCTACGGCTGGGGTCGCCTCCCGGGCCGTGTGCACTCGCTGATGCTCGTGCCGATCATGGCGGCGGGGGTCATCGGGTCGTTCATGGTGGTTTCGGTGAATGCGTGGATGAACGCCCCGACCGGCTTCAGGATCGACGAGTCCGGGGAGGTCGTCGACGTCGATCCGATCGCTGCGATCTTCAACGACCACGTCTGGCTCCAAGCCGCGCACATGTACCTCGCCGCGATCATGGTCGTCGGGTTCACGATGAGCGCGGTCTACGCGGTGCGCATGTTGCGGGGCCACACCGACCGTCTGCAGCGGCTGGGTGCGATCGTGCCCTTCGTCTTCGCCGCCATCGCCACGCCCCTCCAGCCGGTGGTCGGGCACTTCGCGGCCCAGCGCATCGCCGACGATCAACCCATCAAGCTCGCCGCCATCGAGGTGTTGGAGGAGTCGGAGGTCAGTGCTCCGCTCCGGATCGGCGGCGTGGTGATCGATGGTGAACTGCGCGGCGCCATCGAGATCCCGATCCCCGGTCTGCTGAGCTTCCTGGCCCAGAACGACTTCGATGCCGAGGTGATCGGTCTCGACACAGTGCCGGCCGACGAACGTCCGCCGGTGGGCATCGTCCACCTCGCCTACACGCTGATGATCGGCATCGGCACGTCGCTGGTGGTCTTCGTCGGCTGGGCGCTCCTTCGTCTCCGGGCCGCGCGGCGGCGCGGGCTCCCGCATCCGTGGACCCATCTCTTCGAGAGCCGCCGATTCCTCCGCGCGATGGTCGTGGCCGGCCCTGCCGCGATCGTGGCGCTCGAGACGGGCTGGATCACAACCGAGGTCGGGCGTCAGCCCTGGATCGTTCACGGCGTGCTCCGCACCGAGGATGCCGTCACCGACGCCGGATACATCTGGGTGACGTTGGCGGTGCTGGTCGTCGTCTACGCGGGCATGACCGTGGCCACGCTCGCCACGATCTTCTCGATGTCGCGTCGTTGGGCCGCCGGCGAGAAGGACCTCGCCACGCCCTACGGCCCTGCCGGTGAGCTGGGCATCGCCGAGGACGATTCGTGA